Proteins from one Peromyscus eremicus chromosome 8a, PerEre_H2_v1, whole genome shotgun sequence genomic window:
- the Itgb4 gene encoding integrin beta-4 isoform X1 — translation MAGPCSSLWVKLLLAAMLSASLPGNMANRCKKAQVKSCTECIRVDKSCAYCTDELFKERRCNTQAELLAAGCRGESVLVMESGLEITENTQIDTTLHRSQVSPQGLHVRLRPGEERNFVFKVFEPQESPMDLYILMDFSNSMSDDLDNLKQMGQNLARILRQLTSDYTIGFGKFVDKVSVPQTDMRPEKLKEPWPNSDPPFSFKNVISLTESVEEFLDKLQGERISGNLDAPEGGFDAILQTAVCTRDIGWRADSTHLLVFSTESAFHYEADGANVLAGIMNRNDEKCHLDATGTYTQYKTQDYPSVPTLVRLLAKHNIIPIFAVTNYSYSYYEKLHKYFPVSSLGVLQEDSSNIVELLEEAFYRIRSNLDIRALDSPRGLRTEVTSDTFQKTETGSFHIKRGEVGTYNVQLRAVEDIDGTHVCQLAEEDQRGNIHLKPSFSDGLRIDASVICDVCPCELQKEVRSAHCHYRGDFMCGHCVCNEGWSGKTCNCSTGSLSDTQPCLREGEDKPCSGRGECQCGRCVCYGEGRYEGHFCEYDNFQCPRTSGFLCNDRGRCSMGQCVCEPGWTGRSCDCPLSNATCIDSNGGICNGRGFCECGRCHCNQQSLYTDTTCEINYSAIRLGLCEDLRSCVQCQAWGTGEKKGRTCEDCSFKVKMVDELKKAEEVVEYCSFRDEDDDCTYSYTVEGDGSPGPNSTVLVHRKKDCPPGSFWWLIPLLIFLLLLLALLLLLCWKYCACCKACLGLLPCCNRGHMVGFKEDHYMLRENLMASDHLDTPMLRSGNLKGRDTVRWKITNNVQRPGFATHAASTSPTELVPYGLSLRLARLCTENLMKPGTRECDQLRQEVEENLNEVYRQVNGAHKLQQTKFRQQPNAGKRQDHTIVDTVLLAPRSAKQTLLKLTEKQVEQGSFHELKVAPGYYTLTAEQDARGMVEFQEGVELVDVRVPLFIRPEDDDEKQLLVEAIDVPVGTATLGRRLVNITIIKEQASGVVSFEQPEYSVSRGEQVVRIPVIRHILDNGKSQVSYSTQDNTAHGHRDYVPVEGELLFHPGETWKELQVKLLELQEVDSLLRGRQVRRFHVQLSNPKFGAHLGQPNSATVIIGEQDETDRSLINQELSPPPPRGDLGAPQNPNAKAAGSRKIHFNWLPPPGKPMGYRVKYWIQGDSESEAHLLDSKVPSVELTNLYPYCDYEMKVCAYGAQGEGPYSSLVSCRTHQEVPSEPGRLAFNVVSSTVTQLSWAEPAETNGEITAYEVCYGLVNEDNRPIGPMKKVLVDNPKNRMLLIENLRESQPYRYTVKARNGAGWGPEREAIINLATQPKRPMSIPIIPDIPIVDAQGGEDYESFLMYSDDVLRSPASSQRPSVSDDTEHLVNGRMDFAYPGSASSLHRMTAANAAYGTHLSPHLSHRVLSTSSTLTRDYHSLTRTEHSRSGTLPRDYSTLTSLSSQDSRGAVGVPDTPTRLVFSALGPTSLKVSWQEPQCDRVLLGYSVEYQLLNGGELHRLNIPNPGQTSVVVEDLLPNHSYVFRVRAQSQEGWGREREGVITIESQVHPQSPLCPLPGSAFTLSTPSAPGPLVFTALSPDSLQLSWERPRRPNGDILGYLVTCEMAQGGGQATTFRVDGDNLESRLTVPGLSENVPYKFKVQARTTEGFGPEREGIITIESQDGGPFPQLGSHSGLFQNPLQGEYSSITTTHSTTTEPFLMDGLTLGSQRLEAGGSLTRHVTQEFVSRTLMASGSLNTQVDQQFFQT, via the exons cagcctgTGGGTGAAGCTGCTGCTGGCAGCAATGTTGAGTGCCAGTCTTCCTGGAAACATGG CCAACCGCTGCAAGAAGGCTCAGGTGAAGAGTTGTACGGAGTGCATCCGTGTGGATAAGAGCTGTGCCTACTGCACAGACGAG CTGTTCAAGGAGAGGCGATGCAACACCCAGGCGGAGCTTCTGGCTGCAGGCTGCCGGGGAGAGAGCGTGCTGGTCATGGAGAGCGGCCTTGAGATCACAGAG AACACCCAGATTGACACCACCCTGCACCGCAGCCAGGTGTCTCCCCAAGGCCTGCACGTCCGGCTGCGACCGGGTGAGGAGCGTAACTTTGTGTTCAAGGTGTTTGAGCCCCAGGAGAGCCCCATGGATCTGTATATCCTTATGGACTTCTCCAACTCCATGTCTGACGATCTGGACAACCTCAAGCAGATGGGGCAGAACCTGG CCAGGATCCTGCGCCAGCTCACCAGTGACTACACTATTGGATTTGGAAAGTTTGTGGACAAAGTCAGTGTCCCTCAGACAGACATGAGGCCTGAGAA GCTGAAGGAGCCCTGGCCCAACAGCGACCCCCCATTCTCCTTCAAGAATGTCATCAGCTTGACAGAGAGTGTGGAAGAATTCTTGGACAAACTGCAAGGAGAGCGCATCTCAGGCAACCTGGACGCTCCTGAAGGGGGCTTCGATGCCATCCTGCAGACCGCTGTATGCACA AGGGACATCGGCTGGAGGGCTGACAGCACCCACCTGCTGGTGTTCTCCACCGAGTCTGCCTTCCACTATGAGGCTGATGGTGCCAATGTGCTGGCTGGCATCATGAACCGTAATGATGAGAAGTGCCACCTGGATGCCACAGGCACCTACACCCAGTACAAGACACAGGACTACCCATCTGTGCCCACACTGGTGCGCCTGCTCGCCAAACACAACATCATACCCATCTTTGCCGTCACCAACTACTCTTACAGCTACTATGAG AAACTTCATAAGtattttcctgtctcctcactggGAGTGCTGCAGGAGGACTCATCCAACATCGTGGAGCTGCTGGAGGAGGCCTTCTAT CGAATTCGCTCCAACCTGGATATCCGGGCTCTGGACAGCCCACGAGGCCTGAGGACGGAGGTCACCTCCGATACATTCCAGAAGACAGAGACGGGGTCCTTTCACATCAAGCGGGGAGAAGTG GGCACATACAATGTACAGCTTCGGGCAGTGGAGGACATAGATGGGACACACGTGTGCCAGCTGGCAGAGGAAGACCAAAGAGGCAACATCCACCTAAAACCGTCCTTCTCCGATGGCCTCCGCATAGACGCGAGCGTCATCTGTGATGTGTGCCCCTGTGAGCTG CAAAAGGAAGTGCGGTCAGCTCACTGCCACTACAGAGGAGACTTCATGTGTGGACACTGTGTGTGCAACGAGGGCTg GAGTGGCAAGACCTGTAACTGCTCCACGGGCTCTCTGAGCGACACGCAGCCCTGCCTGCGTGAGGGGGAGGACAAACCCTGCTCCGGCCGCGGCGAGTGCCAGTGTGGACGCTGTGTGTGCTACGGCGAAGGCCGCTATGAGGGTCACTTCTGCGAGTACGACAACTTCCAGTGTCCCCGCACCTCTGGATTCCTGTGCAATG ATCGAGGACGCTGCTCCatgggacagtgtgtgtgtgagcctggTTGGACAGGCCGCAGCTGTGACTGTCCCCTCAGCAACGCCACCTGCATCGATAGCAATGGG ggCATCTGCAATGGCCGAGGCTTCTGTGAGTGTGGCCGCTGCCACTGCAACCAGCAGTCACTCTACACGGACACCACCTGTGAGATCAACTACTCCGCG ATCCGCCTGGGCCTCTGTGAGGACCTGCGCTCCTGTGTGCAGTGCCAGGCCTGGGGCACTGGGGAGAAGAAAGGGCGCACGTGTGAGGACTGCAGCTTCAAAGTCAAGATGGTCGACGAGCTTAAGAAAG CGGAAGAGGTGGTGGAGTACTGTTCCTTCCGGGACGAGGACGATGACTGCACTTACAGCTACACCGTGGAGGGCGACGGCAGTCCTGGGCCCAACAGCACCGTGCTGGTACACAGGAAGAAAG ACTGCCCTCCCGGCTCCTTCTGGTGGCTCATCCCCCTGCTCATCTTCCTCCTGTTGCTCCtggcgctgctgctgctgctctgctgGAAATACTGTGCCTGCTGCAAG GCCTGCCTGGGGCTTCTCCCTTGCTGCAACCGAG GTCACATGGTGGGCTTCAAGGAAGATCACTATATGCTCCGGGAGAACCTGATGGCCTCCGACCACCTGGACACGCCCATGCTCCGCAGTGGAAACCTTAAGGGCCGAGACACAGTCCGCTGGAAGATCACCAATAATGTGCAGCGACCTGGTTTTGCCACCCATGCCGCCAGCACCAGCCCCACGGAGCTTG TGCCCTACGGGCTGTCTCTACGCCTTGCCCGCCTCTGCACTGAGAACCTCATGAAGCCCGGCACTCGAGAATGTGACCAGCTGCGCCAGGAGGTGGAGGAAAAT CTGAATGAAGTGTACAGACAGGTCAACGGTGCACACAAACTCCAGCAGACAAAGTTCCG ACAGCAACCCAATGCCGGGAAAAG GCAAGACCACACCATTGTGGACACGGTGCTGTTGGCGCCCCGATCGGCCAAGCAGACCCTACTGAAGCTGACAGAGAAGCAAGTGGAGCAGGGGTCCTTCCATGAACTCAAGGTGGCCCCTGGATACTACACCCTCACCGCGGAGCAGG ATGCCCGGGGCATGGTGGAGTTCCAGGAGGGTGTAGAGCTGGTGGATGTGCGAGTGCCCCTCTTCATCCGGCCTGAGGATGATGATGAGAAGCAGCTGCTGGTGGAGGCTATCGATGTTCCCGTGGGTACTGCTACCCTTGGTCGCCGCCTGGTaaacatcaccatcatcaaggAGCAAG CCAGCGGGGTAGTGTCCTTTGAGCAGCCTGAGTACTCCGTGAGCCGTGGAGAGCAGGTAGTCCGCATCCCTGTCATCCGGCACATCCTGGATAACGGCAAGTCCCAGGTCTCCTACAGCACACAGGATAATACAGCACATGGCCACCGG GactatgtccctgtggagggtgAGCTGCTCTTCCACCCAGGAGAgacctggaaggagttgcaggtgAAGCTCCTGGAGCTGCAGGAAGTAGATTCCCTCCTGCGTGGCCGCCAGGTCCGCCGCTTCCACGTCCAACTCAGCAACCCTAAGTTCGGAGCCCACCTGGGCCAGCCCAACTCAGCCACCGTCATCATCGGGGAGCAAG ATGAAACAGACAGGAGCCTCATAAATCAGGAACTCTCACCACCGCCACCCCGTGGGGACCTGGGTGCCCCACAGAACCCCAATGCCAAGGCTGCCGGGTCCAGGAAGATCCATTTCAACTGGCTGCCCCCTCCTGGCAAGCCAATGGGATACAGG GTGAAGTACTGGATCCAGGGCGACTCCGAGTCTGAAGCCCACCTGCTGGACAGCAAGGTGCCCTCGGTGGAGCTCACCAACCTGTATCCCTATTGCGACTACGAAATGAAGGTGTGTGCCTACGGGGCACAGGGTGAGGGGCCCTATAGCTCACTCGTGTCCTGCCGCACCCATCAGGAAG TGCCCAGTGAGCCAGGGCGACTGGCTTTCAATGTTGTCTCTTCTACGGTGACCCAGTTGAGCTGGGCTGAGCCAGCTGAGACCAATGGCGAGATCACAGCCTACGAGGTCTGCTATGGACTGGTCAACGAGGACAACC GACCCATTGGACCCATGAAGAAGGTGCTGGTGGACAACCCCAAGAACCGGATGCTGCTCATTGAGAATCTGCGAGAATCCCAGCCATATCGATACACAGTGAAGGCACGAAATGGGGCAGGATGGGGACCCGAGAGAGAGGCTATCATCAACCTGGCCACGCAGCCCAAGCGGCCCATGTCCA TTCCCATCATCCCAGACATCCCCATTGTGGACGCCCAGGGTGGAGAAGACTACGAAAGCTTCCTCATGTATAGTGACGATGTTCTGCGCTCCCCAGCCAGCAGCCAGAGGCCCAGTGTTTCTGATGACACTG AGCACCTGGTGAACGGCCGGATGGACTTTGCCTATCCAGGCAGTGCAAGCTCCCTACACAGGATGACCGCGGCCAATGCTGCCTACGGCACACATCTGAGCCCGCACCTGTCCCACCGAGTGCTGAGTACATCCTCCACCCTCACTCGCGACTACCACTCTCTGACCCGCACAGAGCACTCTCGCTCAGGCACACTTCCGCGGGACTATTCTACCCTCACTTCGCTTTCCTCCCAGG ACTCCCGTGGGGCTGTGGGTGTGCCTGACACACCCACTCGGCTGGTGTTCTCCGCCCTGGGGCCCACATCTTTGAAAGTGAGCTGGCAGGAGCCACAGTGTGACCGAGTACTGCTGGGCTACAGTGTGGAGTACCAACTCCTCAATGGCG GCGAGCTGCATCGGCTCAACATCCCTAACCCTGGCCAAACCTCAGTGGTGGTAGAAGACCTCCTGCCCAACCACTCGTATGTGTTCCGAGTGCGGGCCCAGAGCCAGGAGGGCTGGGGCCGCGAGCGAGAGGGTGTCATCACCATTGAGTCACAGGTGCACCCGCAAAGCCCTCTCTGCCCCCTGCCAG gctctgccttcACTCTGAGCACCCCCAGTGCCCCGGGCCCACTGGTGTTCACCGCCCTAAGTCCAGACTCCCTGCAGCTGAGCTGGGAGCGGCC